The following proteins are co-located in the Nonlabens ponticola genome:
- the rplU gene encoding 50S ribosomal protein L21 yields the protein MYAIVEIAGQQFKIEQDQKLYVHRLQEDEGKTISIDKVLLIGDGDNITLGAPAIEGAFAEAKVLGHLKGDKVIVFKKKRRKGYRKKNGHRQYLSEIQISSISAKGGKKSSSSSASAKAKKDDKPVAKEVKPTEAPKGEVAKKEAPAKKAPAKKATAKGDDLKKIEGIGPKIASTLADAGMGTFAELAKADPAKISEIIADVRGNHVPDTWPQQAQLAADGKWDELKELQDRLDGGVEK from the coding sequence ATGTACGCAATCGTAGAGATAGCAGGGCAACAATTCAAGATCGAGCAAGATCAGAAGTTGTACGTACATCGCCTACAAGAGGATGAAGGAAAGACCATTTCCATCGATAAGGTTCTCTTAATAGGTGACGGCGACAACATCACTCTCGGCGCCCCAGCTATAGAAGGAGCATTTGCTGAGGCAAAAGTTCTGGGACACCTTAAAGGTGACAAAGTAATCGTTTTCAAGAAGAAACGTAGAAAAGGATACCGCAAGAAAAACGGTCACAGACAGTATTTGTCAGAGATTCAGATTTCAAGCATATCTGCAAAAGGTGGTAAAAAGTCTTCTTCTAGTTCCGCTTCCGCGAAAGCAAAAAAAGACGACAAACCAGTTGCAAAAGAAGTAAAACCTACCGAAGCTCCTAAGGGCGAAGTAGCAAAGAAAGAAGCGCCAGCAAAAAAAGCTCCAGCTAAAAAAGCTACTGCCAAAGGTGATGATCTTAAAAAGATTGAAGGTATAGGTCCTAAAATCGCCAGCACACTAGCTGATGCAGGAATGGGAACATTTGCAGAGTTAGCAAAAGCTGATCCAGCAAAAATCTCTGAAATCATTGCTGATGTAAGAGGCAATCACGTGCCAGATACATGGCCACAACAAGCTCAACTTGCTGCAGATGGTAAGTGGGATGAATTAAAAGAACTTCAAGATCGTCTTGACGGCGGCGTTGAAAAATAA
- a CDS encoding insulinase family protein encodes MKKQLIYVMALFLVGMTATAQIDRSKVPTSGPTPEINLGEPYTFELKNGLQVLVVEDKKLPTIVMSLDLNNPPIFEGDKAGVQSLAGSIMGKGTTKTPKEKFNEQVDYLGARINVGTGGGFATTLSKYTEEVMALFAEAALNPNFTQEELDTEKSQLIEGIKSGENSAAAVAGRVRSALVYGTDHPAGEFATEETINNVTVADVKEFYNSYFVPSKAYLLISGDIDGKDAKKLVKKYFGDWKAKDAPKPNLPEVNDVAMTQINFVDVPNAVQTELAVYNLSELKMNDEDYHAALIANYIFGGGFGSYLNMNLREENGYTYGAGSGLGAGRNYKSTFRATSKVRNEVTDSAVVETMKELNRIRTEYVSDEDLSNAKAKFLGNFIMQSEDKSVVADRAITIRTNDLDEDFYKDFIKNINAVTKEDVKRVANKYMKRDNMRIVLVGKASDVLENLEKMKIDGKNVPIKYYDKYANPVEKPSGVDIPADATVNTVLADYVKAIGGRDAVTDVKSIALIGTASSPMGELLLNIKKTSKGQYSQTVSVGGNVAMKQVYNNGKGKMSGMQGNMELEGDQLEAVAQEAVLFPEFTYPDQGSLAGAEMMDDKKVYVIQWTDTKKRFYDMSSNLLLGEEVTATSQGQEFKQLTRFEDYKEVKGVKFPTAIIQNLGGQEIRFNINTIKVNEGVVDSDFE; translated from the coding sequence ATGAAAAAGCAATTAATATATGTAATGGCACTCTTCCTCGTAGGAATGACTGCCACCGCACAAATTGATAGATCAAAGGTTCCAACATCCGGGCCAACACCAGAAATTAATCTAGGTGAACCATACACATTTGAACTTAAAAATGGACTACAGGTATTAGTGGTTGAAGACAAAAAACTTCCTACTATAGTAATGAGTCTTGACCTAAATAATCCACCAATTTTTGAAGGTGACAAAGCTGGTGTGCAGTCGCTTGCAGGTTCTATCATGGGTAAAGGAACCACTAAAACTCCTAAGGAGAAATTCAATGAGCAGGTTGATTACCTAGGAGCAAGAATCAATGTAGGAACAGGTGGTGGTTTTGCAACGACACTATCAAAATATACTGAAGAAGTAATGGCTCTGTTTGCAGAGGCTGCTTTGAACCCTAATTTTACTCAAGAAGAGCTAGATACTGAAAAGTCACAGCTTATTGAAGGAATTAAGTCAGGTGAGAATAGTGCCGCTGCTGTTGCAGGTCGCGTACGCAGTGCATTAGTTTATGGAACCGATCACCCAGCTGGTGAATTTGCTACTGAGGAGACGATAAATAATGTAACTGTAGCTGATGTGAAGGAGTTCTATAACTCCTACTTCGTGCCTTCTAAAGCTTACTTACTTATTAGTGGTGACATTGATGGTAAGGATGCTAAAAAGCTAGTGAAGAAATACTTTGGCGACTGGAAAGCAAAAGATGCTCCTAAGCCTAATCTTCCTGAAGTGAACGACGTTGCCATGACACAAATCAATTTTGTAGACGTACCTAACGCAGTACAGACTGAACTTGCTGTTTACAATCTTTCAGAATTAAAAATGAATGATGAAGATTATCATGCAGCTTTAATTGCAAATTATATTTTTGGTGGTGGTTTTGGCTCATACCTTAATATGAACCTACGTGAAGAGAATGGTTATACATATGGTGCTGGATCAGGTCTAGGCGCTGGTAGAAACTACAAATCCACATTCCGTGCGACCAGTAAAGTGCGTAACGAGGTGACTGATAGCGCAGTAGTAGAGACCATGAAGGAACTGAACCGCATACGTACAGAGTATGTGAGCGATGAAGATCTTTCAAATGCAAAGGCTAAATTCCTAGGAAATTTCATCATGCAGTCTGAGGATAAATCAGTCGTTGCAGATCGTGCCATAACTATAAGAACCAATGATCTTGACGAGGATTTCTACAAGGATTTCATTAAAAACATCAATGCAGTAACTAAGGAAGATGTAAAACGTGTAGCTAACAAGTACATGAAGCGTGATAACATGCGTATCGTTCTTGTAGGTAAAGCAAGTGACGTTCTTGAGAATCTTGAGAAGATGAAAATCGATGGTAAGAATGTGCCTATCAAATACTATGACAAATATGCAAATCCAGTAGAGAAGCCATCTGGTGTCGATATACCAGCTGACGCTACCGTAAACACCGTACTGGCAGATTACGTCAAGGCAATAGGTGGTCGCGATGCAGTGACTGACGTCAAGAGCATCGCACTTATCGGGACAGCATCTTCACCAATGGGTGAACTGTTATTGAACATCAAGAAAACAAGCAAGGGTCAATACAGCCAGACAGTTAGTGTAGGCGGTAATGTAGCCATGAAGCAAGTATACAATAACGGTAAAGGAAAGATGAGCGGCATGCAAGGTAACATGGAGCTAGAAGGTGACCAACTAGAAGCAGTGGCTCAGGAAGCGGTTCTATTTCCAGAATTTACCTATCCAGATCAAGGCTCACTTGCAGGTGCAGAGATGATGGATGACAAAAAAGTTTACGTTATCCAGTGGACAGACACTAAAAAGAGATTCTATGACATGAGCAGCAATCTATTGCTGGGTGAAGAAGTCACTGCAACTTCACAGGGTCAAGAATTCAAGCAATTGACTCGATTTGAAGATTACAAAGAAGTCAAAGGTGTGAAATTCCCAACTGCTATTATTCAAAATCTTGGTGGTCAAGAGATCAGATTCAACATAAATACCATCAAGGTAAATGAAGGTGTTGTAGATTCAGATTTTGAGTAG
- a CDS encoding insulinase family protein — translation MNKIVLSLAVAFASAIGFAQQVDFEEYDLPNGLHVILHQENAAPVVTAGVMYQVGAKDEEPGRTGFAHFFEHLLFEGTENIERGEWFNIVAANGGSNNANTTQDRTYYYETFPSNKLELALWMESERMLHPQIEQIGVDTQNEVVKEEKRQRIDNAPYGAIIYRTGIDKHLFKKHPYGQSVIGSMEDLNAAKLEEFKAFNDKYYNPNNATLVVAGDININDTKKMIEDYFGPIENKAPRNTRKSIVEAPITSTRYATEYDANIQIPAKIFSYVTPKSIDRDAYVLDYISSVLTGGNSSRMQKRMVEDEQIAFQVLAFNQANQDYGTYTMGALAKGDTELSKLAEVMDEEIKKLQTELITEREYQKLQNQFEAQYVSSNSRVQGIAASLATYNMLQGDTDRINKELDIYRSITREDIKRVANQYLKPNQRLELDYLAGEAPTSEEDAKEEVETMKEEVTETGTDKLEMENIYFGYDEATLNSSSKRTLDMIANKMKENSELMLQAMTYTDSRGSSSYNQMLSQRRANAVAGYLRGKGIASNRITAMGKGESNPVINCESQSCTEEEHEQNRRTEFTITTK, via the coding sequence ATGAATAAAATTGTTTTAAGTCTGGCAGTCGCTTTTGCATCTGCAATAGGATTTGCACAACAGGTCGACTTTGAGGAGTATGACCTTCCTAATGGACTACACGTTATCCTTCACCAAGAAAATGCTGCGCCAGTTGTTACGGCTGGAGTGATGTATCAAGTAGGTGCCAAAGATGAAGAACCAGGAAGAACTGGATTTGCCCACTTTTTTGAACACCTGCTATTTGAAGGTACTGAAAATATTGAGCGCGGTGAATGGTTCAACATTGTAGCGGCCAATGGTGGTAGCAATAATGCCAACACTACTCAAGATCGCACCTATTATTATGAGACATTCCCATCTAACAAGTTAGAACTAGCTCTATGGATGGAAAGCGAGCGAATGCTGCACCCACAAATTGAACAGATAGGTGTGGATACCCAAAATGAGGTAGTAAAAGAAGAAAAGCGTCAACGTATTGACAATGCTCCTTATGGTGCAATCATTTACCGTACAGGTATTGACAAGCACTTGTTCAAAAAGCACCCTTATGGTCAATCTGTAATAGGAAGTATGGAAGACCTTAATGCTGCAAAGCTTGAAGAATTCAAAGCTTTTAACGATAAATATTATAATCCTAACAATGCAACGCTTGTAGTTGCTGGTGACATTAATATTAATGACACTAAGAAAATGATTGAGGATTACTTTGGCCCGATCGAGAACAAAGCACCACGCAATACTCGCAAGTCAATTGTTGAGGCACCAATCACATCAACTAGATATGCTACGGAATATGATGCGAACATCCAGATTCCAGCAAAAATCTTTTCTTATGTAACTCCTAAGTCTATTGATAGAGATGCCTATGTACTTGACTACATATCTTCTGTACTTACAGGTGGTAATTCTTCTCGTATGCAGAAGCGTATGGTAGAAGACGAGCAGATCGCATTTCAAGTTTTAGCATTTAATCAGGCTAATCAGGATTACGGCACTTATACGATGGGTGCACTTGCTAAAGGTGATACCGAGCTAAGCAAACTTGCTGAAGTAATGGATGAAGAGATCAAAAAACTTCAAACTGAATTGATTACTGAGCGTGAATACCAAAAACTTCAAAATCAATTTGAAGCACAATATGTAAGTTCTAATTCAAGAGTACAAGGTATTGCGGCCTCACTAGCAACATACAATATGCTTCAAGGTGATACTGATCGTATTAATAAAGAGTTAGATATCTATAGAAGTATTACACGTGAAGATATCAAGCGTGTAGCTAACCAATACTTGAAACCTAATCAACGTCTAGAGCTTGATTATCTAGCAGGTGAGGCGCCAACTAGTGAAGAAGATGCTAAGGAAGAAGTAGAAACCATGAAAGAAGAAGTTACTGAAACCGGTACTGATAAACTAGAAATGGAGAACATCTACTTTGGTTATGACGAAGCAACTTTAAACAGCAGTTCAAAAAGAACGCTAGACATGATTGCTAACAAGATGAAAGAAAATAGCGAGTTGATGCTACAAGCAATGACATATACTGACAGCCGTGGTAGCTCAAGCTATAACCAGATGCTGTCGCAGCGTCGTGCAAATGCAGTTGCAGGTTACCTAAGAGGTAAAGGCATCGCGTCAAACCGTATAACTGCCATGGGTAAAGGAGAATCCAACCCAGTAATAAACTGTGAGTCACAATCATGTACCGAAGAGGAACACGAGCAAAACCGCAGAACTGAATTTACCATCACAACAAAATAA
- the rpmA gene encoding 50S ribosomal protein L27: MAHKKGVGSSKNGRESESKRLGVKIFGGQDAVAGNIIIRQRGMEHHPGENVYAGKDFTLHAQVDGVVKFTKKRNNRSYVSIVPGAEA; encoded by the coding sequence ATGGCTCACAAAAAAGGAGTAGGTAGTTCTAAAAACGGTAGAGAATCAGAATCGAAACGCCTAGGCGTGAAGATTTTTGGTGGACAAGATGCAGTTGCTGGTAATATTATCATACGCCAGCGCGGTATGGAGCATCACCCAGGTGAGAACGTGTATGCAGGTAAAGATTTTACCCTACACGCTCAAGTTGATGGTGTTGTTAAATTCACTAAGAAGAGAAATAATAGATCATACGTATCTATCGTACCAGGAGCTGAGGCTTAA
- a CDS encoding DUF4199 domain-containing protein encodes MKNTYKYGLYIAATLIIYFLIIDLLNFSTTIYLSFFNAVITAGCLFLAVRDVYQHEKEDFKYMEGFTAALASGFIGTTIFTIFMAVYLFEIDPELAQSLKEQITIAGSGIEVAILLFIFLSGIATTIISALVVIPIYKQSWNTKRMRKKQNPMNDKH; translated from the coding sequence ATGAAGAATACCTATAAATACGGATTATATATAGCAGCAACACTGATTATATATTTTTTGATCATTGATTTGTTGAATTTCTCTACTACAATTTACTTGTCATTTTTTAATGCAGTAATCACAGCTGGATGTTTGTTTCTAGCCGTGCGCGATGTTTATCAACACGAAAAGGAAGATTTCAAATACATGGAAGGCTTTACGGCTGCACTTGCCTCAGGCTTCATAGGAACGACCATTTTCACCATTTTTATGGCAGTTTATCTATTTGAGATCGATCCAGAATTGGCACAGAGTCTCAAGGAACAGATCACCATTGCTGGTAGTGGTATTGAAGTGGCTATCTTACTGTTCATTTTTCTTTCAGGAATTGCAACCACCATCATATCTGCATTAGTAGTTATACCTATTTATAAGCAGTCATGGAATACAAAGCGCATGCGCAAAAAGCAAAATCCAATGAATGATAAGCACTAG